Below is a genomic region from Molothrus aeneus isolate 106 chromosome 5, BPBGC_Maene_1.0, whole genome shotgun sequence.
tggatgcagcaatGGTCAAAGCAAGGAGAGCCAGGTGCCCCTGGTAACTCCCAAAGGAGGCTGACACAACACACACACCCAGACCTGGCTTGGGAGCCACTGGGCCTGCACTCCAGTGTGGCTGAGGCAGGAGCCAGGCTTTACCTGCCCACCATGCTGCCCTAGgcagctgcccacactgccaCAGAAACATGAGGAGGCATCATAAAAAGGCTTTTAAGAGCTGCTTGTCCCTaagatggaaataaaataatagttttAGCAGAAGGCATGTTTGGAACTGGGTCCAGAGCATGTTCCAGTTATACCAGGTTCCAGGCTGGCTGGGCAACCTCTGCCTGGTGACACAGTACTTCCCAGGCAGACCTGGATCCTGCAAAGCCGTGTTTCCTTTGCAGGCTCTCCTGGAAGATTGAAAGAAAATACTGgcagcaaagaaaagagaaatggcTTGGGGCTCATGGATTATTTTCCTTCCCTCGCAGCCAGCAAAACTAGCAGGGGACAATGGAGTTTTTGCCCTCAGTGTAAGCTCCCAATCACAGTAAAAGCTTGGAAGCAGGTGCCCTGTGCAGTGTGAGGGGAACCCTGCAGAgggctcagcaggacaggataTATGGCCAAgtcactcagctgagaagcctAGCAGCCAAAATTTTCAGAGCCATCCTTCAGCAAACCAGAGATTTTTCACTACCTCTATCATTACCCCgcaaacaaataaaccaacTCATTTTTCAGTCCTGCAGTTGGCAAAGGGAGAACTCTAAACACCGGGAAAAGAGAGCACTGGAGaagtgaggaggaaggaggaaacaGGGAGTTGTCCTCTCTGAATATTCCCTGTGGGAGAAATGCCCTTTCCCCAGCAGCCTCTTCAGCCATGTGTCAGCATCACATCTCCTGGCAGAAGAGGGGGATAACAGCTCCAAGGTTGGAGCCTCCTATTCCTGGGCAGGAAGAGCTGGCATGAAGTCAACCTGCAGATCCCACATCAGCGAGGGTTTTCATCTCTGGGAAGAGCCACCCAGAGCAGCAAGGCAATGCTACACCACTCAAGGGAAGAGAGAAGAACCCCATGTCTCAGGTGACCAGTGTAGCAATGCAATGCTACACCACTCAAGGGAAGAGAGAAGAACCCCATGTCTCAGGTGACCAGAAGGGAGGGCTGGCTTCCCAGTGGGCCAAAGGGATAGGACACAGTTAAAAACAGCAGGGAACATCTTGCAGACACTCAGCCCAATGAAGTGACATGTCAACAGGCATTACATGGGAAGACCAAAAGATTCCCACACATATCCTCTGAAGAGAGATCTCATGGGCTTTTCAAGACTCCGATGAGACCATAACTCAACCTTCCAAGAAAGGAGCAGCTCTTCAGTGAAACAGACTGAGCAGCCACATGTTTCTGCCTACCTGCTGGGCACACGTGGAAGTCCAGGCGAGAGGTGGGCAGGTCCAGCAGGTTCCTGATGAGCCGTGGTGCAATGCAGCTTGGCAACAGCACCACGGGACGGGGTGTCTTGACCACCACAGGGCGCACCAGGCTGTAAGGCTTCAGGTTCGTGTCTGGGTCTGGAAGACAGCATTGAAAAGAGAAAGCCAAAGGTGAGAACACAGGAGACCAGGACAGCCTACAGACCACCCCAGCGTTCTGTACCACCTCCTCATCCTGAATCATGGAGGCACCTACCAAATCACCTTATGTCCCAGGAGAGACCCTACCCTGGTTACAACACTCACTCAAGGACAGATACCCTGGATGTAGACCCCCTGCCCATTTTCTGGGACTCCCTTGAGTTACGCAGCAGTATATTCTCCACAAAAAGTTGGATGGCCAGGGGACAACTGGGTCTCCAAGGGTgacagagcaggcacagggctaacagctcacctgagcaggggtccagccacagctgctggggaggctgttCTGGGCTCTTCTGTGGTTTGGATTTCACCAAGCGCAGCTGGCCCAAGGCCCGTTTCTTTAGCTGAGGAGAAAGTGAGGGCAATTAGGCTGAGAGCACTGCCCTTTTCACACACAACTGGCTGCAGAACATCCTCTGACAAAAAGGATGGAGCACCCTTACAAAAAGCAAGGAATTAGGACTGCCATCCATTAGGTTCAGTCTGGGAAGTGGGGAAGTGGTAGAAAAGCAGCCACAGAGCAGTAACACTACGTGGCTTAAAAACTTTGTTTGCTAACCCATCTGCCACCTCTGTACAAGTTGGTTTACCAACAGAGTGGGGCAGATTGTCTCTGAGGTGGTGAGATGGCCATGGGCACACACCACAGCTATCATCATCCGCTTCTTTGGCTTACAGTATTTCTGTGgcctctctgctgcccaggcaTCTGGCGCTTCTCCTGGATCTTCAAAAGCTGATGAGCCCTGAAAAGACAAAGAGCTTGCACTCAAGCAACTCCAGAAGCCCCAGGGACCATAGCCTGCAGGGATCCTCTTCACCAATCCCACACACCTGCTGAAGCACAGACATATCAAAGCCCTCACTCAACCTCCCAGTCCCTCAAATGCTCCCAAACACTACCACACTGGTCCCTGAACAAGACTTAGTCATGCTACACCACCAAGAGAGCCCCAGGACTGCTAGGGGATGGCCAGCACAGACAAGgggcaggcagcccctgcctccctcctcgTGCTGGTTACCTGCTGTAGTTGGGCACCGTGCCCTTGTCCAGGTCCCGCAGGGTCAGGGGGTCGACGCGGGAGCAGTACCACTCCAGGCGGCCCCTGTGCATGGTGTCCGTGACATGCAGGATCTCCCGACACCTCACGCACAGCGCGTACGGGTCCGACGGCTCCAGGAGCGACACGTTGGTGCGCACATAGAATGAGTCCCCGGAAAacttcttcccttcctccaggGCTGCCCGCAGAGGCTGGTATCCTGGAGCACAGAACACAGGGCACCACAGGTGGGGACGCAGTAGACAACAGTCACCAGTAAGAAAGCCAAGTCCCCAGCACAGTTGTGACGCTCTGGATTGGGGTTGGGGTGCAGAGGAGGCAAACAGACAGAAGGTCTGTACCTCTGTCCCGAAACTCAGAGGATGCACAAGTCACACCAGAGAGGGAAAGCTACTGGAGCTATGGCCAACCCCTGTGTCTGACATGGTGGCCTAGGACCAaacaggagaggagagagaataACTGAGATTAATCTCCAGATTTAGGTGGAGGGTCTAGAAAGGGAGGCAGAAAGCTCAGGTTCAAAGCTGATGTAGCTGCCAGCACCTTACCTTCTAGGTCAAGCTGAAAGATGAGACTAGACGGTTCATCCCAGTGCAGCAGGCTCAGGTAGGCAACCTCCCGTGTGCAGTTCTCCAGAGAAAGCACCTCTTCCTTCAGCAATGGCACCCTCAGCTAGCAAGGACCCGATGCCGTTAGACCTAAGGGCTGGAATAGCACGCACCCCCCAGGCTCCCTCACCCATCAGGGTTACACAAAAGGTTTACAGAGTGAGGCAGGTCTGGGAAAAACTGTATCTGAGGACCTGGCATCCTCAGTCTGCCTCTGGCTGATACCTGCTGCCAGCCATCACCCAGTCTGGATGGTGGGCTGTGAAAGGAAACGTATGTGTGCATGAACAtgtgtgggagcaggagcactgGCTTGTTTTCAGTTACAGGTGGGATATTAATTCAAGTAGTGCAGCTGTATTTCAAGTGGTGTCATTCTTGGCAAAAGAAatgcccttccctccttccaggAGCCTTCTTCAGAGCAATTATTCTCTGTAACTCAGGAGGGTCACAAAGGCCTGAGAAATCTTGCTCCAGAATTGATTGGTTTGTGATGGGCATGTGCAGGATGCAAACTGCTCTGAAAAGCCACAAGGTGACAGACACAAAGGTGAGGGACACAAAGGTGTACTGGCATCTTAATTGTGTGACTCATTTTTGTttctcccttcccacagctcaaGGAAGGGTTTCAGAAGGTCTTGGCATTTTTACATGCACAGGTACACTCAAGTACTATGAGACCTGGGTGGGTGTTTGTGCTGTGTAAGCTCTAGACAGGGGGCAGCCCtggaaaataagagaaatagAGGTGGACTTCAAGCTGGGGAGAGGTCATCTTGCACTGGGGATCACTCTGCACTCCTTGCATCATCTCAGGTGCTCTGCAAACCCACAAAAGGAGCCCATTCCCAGACTCACCTCAAGGAGCCGGCACCCTTCCCTGAGTCCTGCTTTTTCAGCCTGTGAGCCCGGCTTGACCCACTGGACATAAATTCCTGTCCTGTtccctccaaggatggagatgtCTGCTCCAAGCCTCTTCTCCTGGGGTGAGGGGTGGCTGGGATGACCCACACTAGTGAGCTGCACCACCAGTGACCTGGCAAGGAGAAATGCCAAGTCTGGCAACTGAGGTTTACTGCCTTTTCTAAGAGCCAGTCCCCCAAGCCTTGTGTCCAgctacagcagcacagagctcgtGACTCACtagggcacacagagctgacaAGGCCCCACAGCCTCTTCTATCCCACCAGCCCCACCACCAAAGCCAAGCTGGGTTCCCACAGTCCTTCCCCACCTAGGCACTTGCATGTCCAGCCCAGAGCAACATCTCCACCCCTGCCATAACCAATAGGATGGTGCAAAAAATTGAAGTCCGGCTAGGAAGCCAGGACTGTAGGATCTTCATTTCTCGCCTCTCCCACTAGCAAGAAAGGGCCTGCAACTGCAAGGGAGGGGCAGAAAGGAAGGGCCTCCCAAGAATGGTCCCTGGCACCACAAAATGCCCCCTCAAGCACCACCACAGAGTGCCcagctcagagagcagcagtcacCTCCTGGTGACCTCCTTGCGGCTGGAAAGCGTGGACAAGCAGATCTCCGACTTCACCCTGGTGTAGGTGCTGCTGGAAGAAGAGGAGAAGGCCCCCAGAAAGGTGCCAGGAAAACTGCTGCCTAGGAAAGAGCAAAAAGGAGAGGGAGCACTTTACCTGTGCTAATGCTAGAGGGAGCTCATGCTCTGGGGGTGGCAAGGGTCTGCCATCCTCTCCTGACCATTTTCTAGCATCTAACTGGGAAACTGAGGTTGCAGGGAGGCTTTGAATAGTCATCCTTAATAAAAGGGTTTCCCGTGTTTCCTGAGAACAAGCAAATATTTGTTCCCTTCATCAGCATTTTGGtcagaaggcagcagcagccagggccaccTGGATGTGCCCAGAGATCAGCCACCAGCACCCACCACAGGACCTGCCAGCACCAGGAAGCAGGATGCTCCTATTCACTCCAGGAGACTTACAACCCATCACACAGGTAGTAGCAGGTGAAGGGAGCATCCAGTAACACCTCAGGGCAAAAGTATTTCCCTCTTCTATTACCTACTCCCCTCAACAGCTCTCCATGAGCCAAACAGAGCTGATGCAAACAGCTacctgctctgcagaggaaaagccagcttttccagctgctgtgcctgaCAAGGCACGGGGGGATATGAGGGGCCATTGTACCAGGCTACAGGTTCAGAGCCCTCACAATGAGCTGCACAAACCAGAGGTGTGAGGGAGGGCCACTTGTCCAAcccctctccccacagcccccactCCTTTTTAGCTAAGCCCATTGAGGAAAGCCTTGTACCTGTTCCATCTTCCATGCTGCTAAAGGAGCCACAGGACAAGCTAGAAAAGAGACACAAGATGGATCTGTAAGGTAGTGGCTTTTCCAAAGCCTGTTTGCATTCCATTCTCAATCTCAACTCCACAGACTTCCCCACCACCCCCAAGCACCCCTGGAGCCACCACACAACCTCCCAACAGCCCTTCCACTCAGTTCCCACTCCAGGTTCTCTCATAACCCTGCCAGGCATCTCTTACTGGACACCAGGATGCCGACAGAGGAGCCAAGCAGCCCTCAGCAATCACCTTTTGTGGGGCATGCACCTCTCCTCCCGCTGCCGACGGAGGATGGAGCCgatgcagggagggaaggggaaggtggAAAGGCGGTTGATATCCTTCTCACTGTCGGGAGTCTCATCCTTGGGCAGAGTGAGAGACATGCATGCTAACACCAACACCCAGCACCATTTCTCCCCTCCCTTCAGGCCAAGGGAGCAAACAGCTCCTTGGCTACCACAGCCCTCTTTGGGATAATCCACATCCCTCCAAACTCCTGGGGGCACCTTGTTTTCCCTAGCAGATAGCTCAGCTAGAGGTCCATGACACTGCATCCCCATCTTTTTGCAAAGCACAAGCTGTGGGAGCAGTAGCAGATGAACAGACTATACAAACCTAGTCCTTATATTTCTGTTTTAGCCACCACACACCCAGAGGTGTGAGTAACCTGTGGCACTGCCCATTTCAGGGTGCTCTGGGACGACAGTTCAAGGAGTCAAAGGAAAGAACCTGACTCCATTAAAAACACGATGCTGCTACAGAGTTCAAAAGAGTCCAGATTTCTCCTCCAGCATGTGTAGATTAAACAGCATTTTAGGGAGGATAGCATCTTACACAAGGCTGTTGGTTTCTAGGGTGTCATATGGAATGAAGGGTTTTCACACACTTTAGGGCAGGACTGGCCAGTTTGTTAGAGACTGAGAGCTTCACATCTGAGATCTGCTCACACCTTACACACCAAGTCTCACGATGAAGCCACTCCAATGCCAGTATGCCCTTCCTGAGCAGTGTCTCCACTACCTCAGCTGAGGGCCAGCCTCACGTGGTCAAGCACTCACCATGCTCTGAATGGCTGAATCTCCTGGGAATGGGGTGACAGAAGTCCCCAGGGTATCCATGAGTCCATTTGCAGGGCTGTCTATGaggctccaggtgctgctgaggtTGGAACAGAGGGAGTAGGAAGAGCTGCACATCTGGGAAAGAAGGGACTGCATCATCCCATTTGCATCCTCCAGAAATCAGCCCTGACCCCTTTgccttccctctttccccttccttctAGCCACCCTCACCTTGCTGAGGCTGCGGCTGCCTTGGCAGCgctgcagctgtgcctccaGCGTGCTATTCAGCCCTTCTGCCTGGCTCAGTTTGCTTAGGAGCTCATCCCGCTCCTCCTCCAGGGCCCGCACTCGTTTGCGGTACTGGTCCTTCTCAATCAGGCTCTGGGAGTATTGCAGCTGCACCCCATCACGGCTCTGGATGGCCTGCAAGGAGCCAGAGAGCGAGAAAAGACACAGAACCGCACTGCTGATCCACACCTCCCACCCTGGCATGGCTGCACGAGATCCACTGGGGAAGGAGAGGTATCTAGAGCCCTGTTCTTGCTGGGCAGTCACAAGCAATTTACCTGGTCCCGCTCTTTTTCgatctcctccagctgcagcagcaccgtGTTCATGCGATGCTTGTAGAGATCACAGTCCTTCTGCAGAGTTCTGTATTTCAGCTGCAGATCTTCCACCTCCTGGAGGTACTGGTAACAGCAAGCAATGAGCATTAGCTTTCCTGAAAGCAACTGCCTTACAgcatccctcccctctcctccaggccctgcttggtgtgcagggacagaggtggTCATGAATGCTCTACCTTATCCCTCAGCTCTTCAGCCCACTGCAGCTCATTCTGCAGGGAGTTGAGTTTCTGACAGAGATCCTGCCGGTCGTCTTGGGCTTCCTTCCAGTCATGCTCCAGGATGTCCAGGAGGATCTGCTCAGAGCCTGGCACTGGGCCCTCACCGGGTTTCTAAGAGGCAAGAAGGCACTGTAACTGCACCACAAGCACCAAGGGAGcaacagagcagggcagtgaccgGCAGATTGAACAACTGCCATCATCATGCAGCATCAATCTGCTGTGCACTCCAAAGCACAAAGTCACACTTGTGAGCCCAACCAAGAattccagagcaggaaaaaagcacCCATCACTACCTGGACACAATGGCAACCATCACAGCCAAGCAATATGCTCGAAGGATGGGACAGGCCAGCCCAAACCAACAATTTCCCCATCTTTCCAGTGGCTATGTAAACAGCACTGGAGATGGCCCAGGAAAGGAGGTGACCtggaccctgccctgccctggcaggtacctgcagcatgccctgcagctcctgcagcgaTGCCGTGAGCCGCTGGTTCTCAGCCCACAGCTCAGACACGGTGTCAGGCTGGCCCCGCTCCTCCGCCTCTCGCTGGGGCGCTGCCGACGCCTGTCTGCGCAGCAGGCTGCActcctcctccaggctggacactttgcatttcagctggtCCACCTGCAACCCAGGGAAGAAACAGTCTAACACACATGGCCCTGCACCTCTGCCTTACTAGGAGAGTGAAGCAGAGAAGGTGCTGAGAAGAAAACAGGTCTGGAGGCAAGTAAGGCATGGGAGGCAACCACAGGCAACCATGTGAAGGAGTGTCCTACTGCTGGGCTGAGGTTAGAGCACAGCTGCACTCAAAAGCTTCCCCctcagggaaaggaggaagaagcacTTGCACAAGCATATTCAGGATCATCTCTTGGTGCAACAACTTTCTTGCTACCCCGAGGGCATCCACAGTGCAGCCGGACTTGACCGTGGGTGGACGGGGGACCTCTGGCGCGCAGCTGTGAGTAACTCAAAGATTCCTAGAGCAGCTGAGAAACAAAttcacagcagcaaaatccACTGGAGGCTACTCAGTGTGGGAGGCCACCTCTGGCCTGGGAGGTGTTTGAGGCtcaagctgctggaggctgCAAAGTACTACAGGGGCATCATCATTCCCTGGCCTGGTCCCACCTTCCTCCACCAATATGTCTCATCAACAGGAGACAGCAGAGGACAGTGACTTTTAAGGATAAGAAAGGTCCTCCCAGACCTGTAATGAATGATAAGATCGATCAGAGAACCAATTTCACAGGTAAGGCTTTGAGAGGAAATGGGACAGGACAAGCCTATCAAAGCCACCAAGAAGCACTGccaaaattacaaaggagggaTTCAGGAACTGAATTACTTCTGTGAATGTGCCCAAAAGACCTACAATGACTTTTGGGGACCAGACACTTCTGGACTCAAGACTCAGGAGGGGAAGGCAAGCTGAGACTCTGCTTCCAGGGGGATTTCTTCAGCCCACAGTTACCTTCAAGTGATTCATCTCCCTGTTCCAAAGAGGCCCAGGGGAGCTGGCATTGTCaggaatacagaaaaaaaggtaGGGGAGGATCCTGCCACTGGCAGAACAGAATGAGGTATGAAAGGAAATCACAAGGCTCTGTGAGAGGTCCAGGCCCAGACTGGTAGGGGGAAtgccaggaggcagcagagcacttAAAAACACAGGTTATTAATAGGTTCAAGGTAGGGCTGTCCTTGCCCAGGCAGGAAATGGGTGCATGTTTGCAGGAGGTGAGAGCCTGGCAGCTGGAGTGCAGTGTCATGAATTCCTGCAGCTATGCAGGGCATGAGTCTTACAAACGTCATGAGAGACACGAGGAGGCGGTGGGGAGTGGCAGGGGGAATGGAGTCTAAGCCAAAAGGCTCCTAAGCTCAGCAAGGcaggctgggcagctccaggcagcacacatacacacCCAGTGTGAGTGGCTACACAGCCACTGGCCTCCCtaaggagaggaaaatgcaaacccttGAAGGGGAAAAAGTAAATACAAACACACAGCTTGACAGCGTGGAGCTGCCCGCTGCCTGCCTGTGATGCCCAGAGAGCaatgcaggcagcacaggcaggagcacacagggcaTCTTgtggtgccagcagccaggctgagcatcAAGGGATGCCAGGGAAGACATCAGCCCTGCTTCTGGCTCCTCTAGAGATATACCTCCAATCACACCAGGTGGCAGGAACTGGTGATGTATCTCCAGCTGCCCCCAGTCATGGTGAGCCTCCTGCACTGTGCCCATGCCTCAGCCTCTCTGCAGGGCACATTTCCACCAAGAGCAGGGCAGGATCCCCATCACGCATCCTGTGTGCCATCAGCTCCTTCACGCTCTCAAGCCACCACGTGCAGACATCTATGGGCCATCAGAGCCCCACCAcatcctgctgcccacccctgtgctccctccccaggatcccaccagcagctgcaggtcccTGCTCCGCAGCACGGCCACGTTCTTCTCCTCGCAGAGCTGCGCATAGCGCATGGCCATCATGTAGTTCTCGTCCTtcagcctcagcagctccacGCTGTTGGAGTCCCACTCCTCTCTCAGCCGCTGGCAGCGCTCCTGCACCTTCAGGagttccttcagctgctgttcCAGTCGGACCTGCTCTTGCTCCAATGCCTGGTTTTTCACCTGGAGCTGGTGTTCCTTCAGCAGGTGCTCTTTCCGCTGAGCCCTCACTTTCTTCACCTCCATCATCAGGAACTGAGTTAGTCCTTCAGGGCCTTCCTCATctggggagagaaaaaggagaaccTGTTCCTGGCTGCTGAAACAGGGGTAACCCCAAGAAACAGATCTGCCCAATGCTCTGTTTTCCACAAGGGGTGACAAGTTCTCCTGAGGGTTTGCAGCCCTTGCTGTCCCAGGCTTATGGCACCAGTCTGTCACACCTGTATACATGGCCCCCTCCCTGCCAGTTCCAGAGTACAGAACTGTCCTCACACACTGGCAGTATGAACCTGGTTTTTAAGAAGACACATGAACTTGCACAAAATTTTCTGGCCCTTCCCAtgcaagcagcagctgaagggagaACAGAGCACCTGCTCCTACCCAGGATTATAGAGCAGCGCTGGGCTGGCTCCCTCCCCGTGAGCCGTGTGTAGTGCTCTGGGTAGTAAAACTccaaggattccaggaaggctTCGTAGCCTCGCTTTCCACGGCGCCGAAGGATGTCCATCAGGTAACCTGGAAGAACAGATAAGATACTTAAGTAGGATGAATTCCCTGCAAAACAGAGGACACTGTGTATCCTCATTTCATGATATGAAAATAGCATCTCCATCAGTTTTACTTCCATCCACAAAAATGGGAGTGGCGAGAGGAGGGAGAATGAGGTGAGAGCACTGCCCTCTTCTGTGTGCATGCAGGGGGAGGCCCTGGGTACAGAGCACCTCAGAGAACAACAaagcacagtgtgtgcagcatcCACTCTGTGTCAGAACCACGCTATCCCCCCCAAACCAGGCCCATCCAAGTGCAAGTTTGTGTCTTCTCCCACCTGTCTGGTTGCTCTTGCAAGGGAATCGGCAGGAGTTCAGCacctcctcctcatcctgctcGTCTATGACACGGCACTGGCGCAGGTACGGCGTCAGCTTGGCCGGGTTCAGGGAGCGGGTCAGCTGGTGTCGGGCACTCTCAATCTTCTCCCAGATggtgtcctcctcctcctcctgctctgagagGCTGCTGGCTTGGAGAGGTGCATTCTCCACGGCTGGAAGgataaaaggaaaggagaaaatgatgAGGAATGATGGAGAAGCACGGGTAGAAGGCATAAGTAGGCATGGGACAATGTGAGTCCAGGTATGATCCTGCAAATGATCCATTTGTCCAATCTTCCAAATGGGACACAGATAcgatagaaaatattttacacacAAATGGGTTCAGGAGCATCTTGAGTGTCCACCTAGAGCCTTAGATATGTAGAAGGCAAGTGGTGCATAAGGGAGTTAGAAGCCTATACAGTAGGAAGTCTAGAGAAGATATAATCCTTATCTCTCAAACATTCTTAAATCCCCCCAGCCATCACACACCCTCCCTTTTGTCCCATCCCTGAGAACGAGAAACTCTCAGGACCAAGAATTTTTGCAGCCTGGGACGTGCTTTCTCCTCCTTGGAACTGGAAATTACCCAGCAAATGAATCCCTGGCACTGTGCAGCAAGCATTGGTGACCAAACAAGTTCTCAAGGGCACCATCCATCCCACAGAGAAGCTTGGCTACAGGTACTGGAATCAGCAGGGAATCATATGAGCATATCTTTGTTGTATCTTCCACACAGCTGTACGGAGCCCTGAAAATATGTAGCAACAAGGCAAGCACTCTGCCAGCCAAATAAAGCAAGAGAGAACCCCTCAAGTGAATGGCCAAAACCTCTCAGAGCCATGGTGAAGCTGCTCCATTAAGTCCTAGAAGCTGTGATGGAGCAGGTATGAGCAATGTGCTCTCTCCAGCTATGGATCAACTCAAACAGTGTTATCTGTTTTCACTCGAGGAATGAAGTCTGCTTCACAGGCCACCACAAATCCTTTTAGCTGTGAAGGCAAAGCACAGCAAAGATCTCCTGAGACTTAGAAGGATTTCTCCTCCAACGTGTGCACGGttgcctgctgctgtgctgctggcattAAGTCTAGCTTTGGAAGCCAAGGCACACAAACAtccccaggggcagggcagaggtTCACATTCCatggggaaaggaaatgtcctagtctttttccttttctttggaaatttGAGGGTGGAGTTCTGTTTGTTGGTTtcggttgggtttttttggtttttttttaacttgtggTGCAAATTATAGTGTGCTTTTTCAGACTGACAGCCAGCACAACAAGGAGGATGGCTAAGAGAGCTGTGCAGAAGTGAATCCTCCAGATACAAACACAAGAGGCTTGGGGTCTGATGGATGGAAGATAGCAGGAACAGAGAATTGTTGACACCACAAAAGATTCCAAAGTGTCTCATTTTCTGCACCAAAGAGTTTAGGAGCCTAAATACAAATACAGATATGGATTGTTTTATGTTGAATAAAACCAGTGTTTCTTGCAGCAACTGAACTCTCATTTGAGAGTCTTGTCACACAGACACAAGTATGCTGGAGGAGGACACAGCAGCAGGTCACAGAAGTTGAGCTGTTTCAAACTGTACAGCAGATTTGTCCCTTTAAGTCAAACTCTTTCTCCAAGAAACTCAAGCCGGCTGCACAAGCCGCGACCAGCTTCTCggcaggaggctgggcagagctggaaagggagagggagggagagaacgAGAGGGGAGGGGTGGGCAGAAGGTTCCAGAGCcggcagccccgctcccgctcccgcccGGGCTGCCCCCCTCCCGCGGCGGGCGGAGGGAGCGCTTCCCTTTCGCGGGTCTGAAGGCGCCCTTCGAGAAACGCCGAGCCGGAGGCCATTCCAGAGGAGGTGCCGGGCGAAGAGGATAAGGAGCGCAGACatcccccaccaccaccaccgcTCCCGAGCCGGTGCCAAACTCACGTCCCGGGGCGATGCCGACGAGCTCCGCCGCCTCCGCGGCACAggggcccggcggggctcgCCGACCCGGGAGCCCGCTCCTGGCCGGGGCTCGCCGCCCCCGGGACCCCGTTCCTGCCGGGGCTCGCCCCTTACCTGCCATCCCCGctccccgctccgctccgcgctgccgccccgccgcccggcAGGTGTGTCTGAAGCGCCCTGCCCACCCCCCGCACTTTCCCACCctctttccctgcctgcctgcctccctccctctccctcctcccctccctcgtCCAGCCGGCTGGAGAGAAGCCGGCACCCCCGGGCTATGCAGAGTTCGGCTCTGCCCACCCCCGGGGGTCGCGGGCCACTcaccggcggggcgggggcggatCCCCCTCGGCCACTCCCGGGTCCTgagag
It encodes:
- the CARD10 gene encoding caspase recruitment domain-containing protein 10 isoform X2, whose protein sequence is MAAVENAPLQASSLSEQEEEEDTIWEKIESARHQLTRSLNPAKLTPYLRQCRVIDEQDEEEVLNSCRFPCKSNQTGYLMDILRRRGKRGYEAFLESLEFYYPEHYTRLTGREPAQRCSIILDEEGPEGLTQFLMMEVKKVRAQRKEHLLKEHQLQVKNQALEQEQVRLEQQLKELLKVQERCQRLREEWDSNSVELLRLKDENYMMAMRYAQLCEEKNVAVLRSRDLQLLVDQLKCKVSSLEEECSLLRRQASAAPQREAEERGQPDTVSELWAENQRLTASLQELQGMLQKPGEGPVPGSEQILLDILEHDWKEAQDDRQDLCQKLNSLQNELQWAEELRDKYLQEVEDLQLKYRTLQKDCDLYKHRMNTVLLQLEEIEKERDQAIQSRDGVQLQYSQSLIEKDQYRKRVRALEEERDELLSKLSQAEGLNSTLEAQLQRCQGSRSLSKMCSSSYSLCSNLSSTWSLIDSPANGLMDTLGTSVTPFPGDSAIQSMDETPDSEKDINRLSTFPFPPCIGSILRRQREERCMPHKSLSCGSFSSMEDGTGSSFPGTFLGAFSSSSSSTYTRVKSEICLSTLSSRKEVTRRSLVVQLTSVGHPSHPSPQEKRLGADISILGGNRTGIYVQWVKPGSQAEKAGLREGCRLLELRVPLLKEEVLSLENCTREVAYLSLLHWDEPSSLIFQLDLEGYQPLRAALEEGKKFSGDSFYVRTNVSLLEPSDPYALCVRCREILHVTDTMHRGRLEWYCSRVDPLTLRDLDKGTVPNYSRAHQLLKIQEKRQMPGQQRGHRNTLKKRALGQLRLVKSKPQKSPEQPPQQLWLDPCSDPDTNLKPYSLVRPVVVKTPRPVVLLPSCIAPRLIRNLLDLPTSRLDFHVCPAEKLAGGDPSTTHAQEQPVPRTGRQDQRESGRIHMIREAMEKNKHCLLELGVEGVRDLIKSEIYPIVIHVEVTEKNVRGLRSLLGKAGQRDSEVLKMCRALERALHTLPCSWARVEPHAWSHAQELPKVVRGCIFQEQTRPLWIEEGEE
- the CARD10 gene encoding caspase recruitment domain-containing protein 10 isoform X1 codes for the protein MPSTRASPSFLIIFSFPFILPAVENAPLQASSLSEQEEEEDTIWEKIESARHQLTRSLNPAKLTPYLRQCRVIDEQDEEEVLNSCRFPCKSNQTGYLMDILRRRGKRGYEAFLESLEFYYPEHYTRLTGREPAQRCSIILDEEGPEGLTQFLMMEVKKVRAQRKEHLLKEHQLQVKNQALEQEQVRLEQQLKELLKVQERCQRLREEWDSNSVELLRLKDENYMMAMRYAQLCEEKNVAVLRSRDLQLLVDQLKCKVSSLEEECSLLRRQASAAPQREAEERGQPDTVSELWAENQRLTASLQELQGMLQKPGEGPVPGSEQILLDILEHDWKEAQDDRQDLCQKLNSLQNELQWAEELRDKYLQEVEDLQLKYRTLQKDCDLYKHRMNTVLLQLEEIEKERDQAIQSRDGVQLQYSQSLIEKDQYRKRVRALEEERDELLSKLSQAEGLNSTLEAQLQRCQGSRSLSKMCSSSYSLCSNLSSTWSLIDSPANGLMDTLGTSVTPFPGDSAIQSMDETPDSEKDINRLSTFPFPPCIGSILRRQREERCMPHKSLSCGSFSSMEDGTGSSFPGTFLGAFSSSSSSTYTRVKSEICLSTLSSRKEVTRRSLVVQLTSVGHPSHPSPQEKRLGADISILGGNRTGIYVQWVKPGSQAEKAGLREGCRLLELRVPLLKEEVLSLENCTREVAYLSLLHWDEPSSLIFQLDLEGYQPLRAALEEGKKFSGDSFYVRTNVSLLEPSDPYALCVRCREILHVTDTMHRGRLEWYCSRVDPLTLRDLDKGTVPNYSRAHQLLKIQEKRQMPGQQRGHRNTLKKRALGQLRLVKSKPQKSPEQPPQQLWLDPCSDPDTNLKPYSLVRPVVVKTPRPVVLLPSCIAPRLIRNLLDLPTSRLDFHVCPAEKLAGGDPSTTHAQEQPVPRTGRQDQRESGRIHMIREAMEKNKHCLLELGVEGVRDLIKSEIYPIVIHVEVTEKNVRGLRSLLGKAGQRDSEVLKMCRALERALHTLPCSWARVEPHAWSHAQELPKVVRGCIFQEQTRPLWIEEGEE